The Myxococcaceae bacterium JPH2 genome has a window encoding:
- a CDS encoding haloacid dehalogenase-like hydrolase has protein sequence MKTEPVAQTLERIRAELLHTPGGVLAFDADGTLWSGDVGDDLFLALLEHGDLQPEVHDALEHLRITHGVDKAPDDRELARRLFAAHEAGRFPEHELYAMEAWLFAGWRAEDVRAFARDVVSRVRLETRLHPETRRVVTWAQAEGVDCYIVSASPRAMVEAAVQATLGLSPERVLACTPREAAGRLLPSVEEPIPYGPGKVRCLRTRTTQPLHAAFGDNVFDLEMLAAARVPVAIRPKPRLQARAEELPAMVQLLPEA, from the coding sequence ATGAAGACCGAACCCGTCGCCCAGACGCTGGAGCGCATCCGCGCCGAGCTCCTCCACACCCCCGGCGGCGTGCTCGCGTTCGACGCGGACGGCACGCTGTGGAGCGGAGACGTGGGGGACGACCTCTTCCTCGCGCTGCTGGAGCACGGCGACCTCCAGCCCGAGGTGCACGACGCCCTGGAGCACCTGCGCATCACGCACGGCGTGGACAAGGCCCCGGATGACCGCGAGCTGGCCCGTCGCCTCTTCGCCGCCCACGAGGCCGGCCGCTTCCCCGAGCACGAGCTGTACGCCATGGAGGCGTGGCTGTTCGCGGGCTGGCGCGCGGAGGACGTGCGCGCGTTCGCGCGGGACGTCGTCTCGCGCGTGCGCCTGGAGACGCGGCTGCATCCGGAGACGCGGCGCGTGGTGACGTGGGCACAAGCCGAGGGCGTGGATTGCTACATCGTCAGCGCCTCGCCGCGCGCGATGGTGGAGGCGGCGGTCCAGGCGACGCTGGGCCTCTCACCGGAGCGCGTGCTGGCGTGCACGCCTCGGGAAGCTGCGGGCCGGCTGTTGCCCTCGGTGGAGGAGCCCATCCCCTACGGGCCGGGCAAGGTGCGCTGCCTTCGCACGCGCACGACCCAGCCTCTTCATGCGGCCTTCGGGGACAACGTGTTCGACCTGGAGATGCTGGCCGCCGCGCGTGTCCCGGTCGCCATCCGGCCCAAGCCCCGCCTTCAGGCTCGCGCGGAGGAGCTGCCCGCGATGGTGCAGCTCCTCCCGGAGGCGTGA